TTTTcacttcttcctggaaagtttccacagtccacatttttcaactgtctttgtccattccaccttcaaaaacattcttcttaattgggacaacaaaactaccttttttactttttgtacaaattcccagttttcccaaaattcctggaattccaaaatacccgaTTAAAttacaaactgttactacgtcaactttTTCCAACCGCtttgaaaaactccaacaccaactcattcatatcTTGCAGGACAATTGTTGTTTTACaagtattttcaaaaattctcaaaattccaacatttccaggaaattcaaataaaatggacgtattcatagttccaCCATTTTTTTTAACCCGATTCCGACTCTCCACATATGTCCAACACAACACACCTTGTCCCTTtcacaaattcccagttttcccggaatGGTTGGTAATTTCCCGCCTTATTGTCAATGAATGGTGGATATACAaagctctccatatcccacatttctcatctgttgCAACACCCACACACTCCTCTCACCCTGGACTATCTAACTACTCTTTTACAATTtccaaaataattccaggaattcccagaatttcccgaCTTTCCAAAGCTgtcttttcacctcttcctggaaagttttcacagtccacatttttcaactgtctttgaccattccaccttcaaaaacattcttcttaattgggacaacaaaactaccttttttactttttgtacaaattccccagttttcccaaaattccaggaattccgaaatacccatttaaattacaaactgttactacgtcaactttttccaaccgttttgaaaaactccaacaccaactcattcatatcTTGCAGGACAATTGTTGTTTTACAAGTATTTTTAAAAATTctcaaaattccaaaatttccaggaaattcaaataaaatggacgtattcatagttctaccatttttttttttacccgattccgactcTCCACATATGTCCAACCCAACACACCTTGTCCCTTtcacaaattcccagttttcccagaatGGTTGGTAATTTCCCGCCTTATTGACAATGAATGGTGGATATACAaagctctccatatcccacatttctcatctgttgcaacacccacacactcctctcaccctggacaatctAACTACTCTTTTACAATTtccaaaataattccaggaattcccaaaattTCCCGACTTTCCAAAGCCGTCTTTTcacttcttcctggaaagtttccacagtccacatttttcaactgtctttgaccattccaccttcaaaacattcttcttaaatgggacaacaaaactaccatttttactttttgtacaaattcccaattttcccaaaattccaggaattccaaaatacctaattaaattacaaactgttactacgtcaactttttctaaccgttttgaaaaactccaacaccaactcattcatatcTTGCAGGACAATTGTTGTTTTACaagtattttcaaaaattctcgaaattccaaaatttccaggaaattcaaataaaatggacgtattcatagttctaccatttttttttacccgattccgactcTCCACATATGTCCAACACAACACACCTTGTCCCTcttacaaattcccagttttcccggaatGGTTGGTAATTTCCCGCCTTATTGACAATGAATGGTGGATATACAaagctctccatatcccacatttctcatctgttgcaacacccacacactcctctcaccctggacaatctAACTACTCTTTTACAATTtccaaaataattccaggaattcccaaaattTCCCGACTTTCCAAAGCCGTCTTTTcacttcttcctggaaagtttccacagtccacatttttcaactgtctttgaccattccaccttcaaaacattcttcttaaatgggacaacaaaactaccatttttactttttgtacaaattcccaattttcccaaaattccaggaattccaaaatacctaattaaattacaaactgttactacgtcaactttttctaaccgttttgaaaaactccaacaccaactcattcatatcTTGCAGGACAATTGTTGTTTTACaagtattttcaaaaattctcgaaattccaaaatttccaggaaattcaaataaaatggacgtattcatagttctaccatttttttttacccgattccgactcTCCACATATGTCCAACACAACACACCTTGTCCCTcttacaaattcccagttttcctggaattgtTGGTAATTTCCCGCCTTATTGTCAATGAATGGTGGATATACAaagctctccatatcccacatttctcatctgttgCAACACCCACACACTCCTCTCACCCTGGACTATCTAACTACTCTTTTACAATTtccaaaataattccaggaattcccagaatttcccgaCTTCACTAATTCATGTGATGTATTTGTGACAATAAGAATAATTAATGTGATGTATTTGTGACATGGACAAACATGTCCATCAATAGTTGACATGTACAcacatcatatttatttttatatatttatttatgttcattgagtcattggtggagctaaggataatatttgaatgttGTTGTGCATCACTTTTGTGTAGTTTCAATGTGCTATAGAAATAAAGTGTGGAGGTAGAAGATCCCAAAGTGCAGGTTCTATGTTCTATGTTCTATGTTCTATGTTGGAGTTTTCAGTGCCAGGCTGCAGAGATTCAGCTGTGAATATTTCATGTGGACTTTTGGCTAAAGTAGAAGAAGACAGAGTTGGTCCTCACTCAGTCACTGACGAGGCTCTGAGTGGGCGATGGAGGAGGAGGCGGCAGCTGACAAGTGTCACTGCTCACGGTTGCCATGGCGCCCAGTCTGTTACATGCACATGTCCTTgaaggtggtgtgtgtgtgtgtgtgtgtgtgtgtgtgtgtgtgtgtgtgtgtgtgtgtgtgtgtgtgtgtgtgtgtgtgtcactgaaaGCTTGTTATTGTATCTGCAAGTCTTGCAGCCAAATGACTGGATGAATACTGTTGTTAATATTTATGTAATGTTACACCAGGGTTACATTGTTAAATTATATGTAATGTTACGCCAGGGTTACATTGTTAATTTTTATGTAACGTTACACCAGGGttacattgttattatttatgtaaTGTTACGCCAGTGTTACATTGTTGATATTTATGTAACGTCACCTCAGGTTTACATTGTtgatatttatggaacatcatttcaGGGTTGCATTGTTGATATTTATGTAATGTTACGCCAGTGTTACATTGTTAATATTTATGTAACGTTACGCCAGGGTTGCATTGTTAATATTTATGTAATGTTACGCCAGTGTTACATTGTTAATATTTATGTAACGTTACGCCAGGGTTGCATTGTTAATATTTATGTAACGTTACGCCAGGGTTGCATTGTTAATATTTATGTAATGTTACGCCAGTGTTACATTGTTGATATTTATGTAATGTTACGCCAGGGTTACATTGTTGATATTTATGTAACGTTACACCAGGGTTACATTGTTGATATTTATGTAACGTTACGCCAGGGTTACATTGTTGATATTTATGTAACATCACCTCAGGGTTGTTGATATTTATGTAACATCACCTCAGGGTTACATTGTTGATATTTATGTAATGTTACGCCAGGGTTACATTGTTGATATTTATGTAACGTTACACCAGGGTTACATTGTTGATATTTATGTAATGTTACGCCAGTGTTACATTGTTGATATTTATGTAACATCACCTCAGGGTTACATTATTGATATTTATGTAATGTTACACTAGGGTTACATTGTTGATATTTATGTAACGTTACGCCAGGGTTACATTGTTGATATTTATGTAACGTCACCTCAGGGTTACATTGTTGATATTTATGTAATGTTACGCCAGTGTTACATTGTTGATATTTATGTAACGTCACCTCAGGGTTACATTGTTGATATTTATGTAACGTTACACTAGGGTTACATTGTTGATATTTATGTAACGTTACGCCAGGGTTACATTGTTGATATTTACGTAACGTTACGTCAGGAAAGACTGACGACAaatggttttttttgcatttgaatgtgTAATAATTGTCTCCTTCatggtagctagcaatgcagctaatgttagcaatcagttctacctctaaatcactttaaaaatgtattcaaaaagcgtcaacaacacttcatttacattctgtaacctgtataacaaACTGTAGCTAcactgttattgtaagagtgaacactgaggaactctttttctagcgtgctAACACATTAGCATGTTTCGGTATTAGCCGTGAAAGCTAACTacagaaagagataagctagcaacTGCATCCACACAAAACTTGTTTGAATTTGTAACACACAACATTGTGATAGGACAGCAATCTGTagtgagtgaaaaacatgaatattACAGTATTTCATCTTTTCTTTGTACACAGctagtatgtactgtagttgtaataacacacatgacgtgctgcgtgtatcattaaaaagtgtgactcactccatggacagttgtgtgtttggtccggctggccaaatactttttttttcggtttatttgggtaagcagtcCATtgatgtcgaaatagcttggcttcaaattccacattttgcagattGGAGTCaccttcacctcactctctcggcttccaagGTCTCACTTTTCCTTCATGtttgcttctagaagcagtagttcatccttctTGATGAAAACAGAAGATGATTCATTGGAGCCTCTTTTTACCAagccctctatttgcaaacttttccgtTTATGAACTTTTTAGATGGAGCCAAATACGCTTTTGTGTGTGTGAACGCTTCATTCAATCATTTCCTGTCACGCCTGCGGGCAAAAAGCAGGTCACAGAATGTTGGGAGCTTTCCACGTTGCTAGTCACTTCTCAGCGGGTCTCTTTTCTGTGGTTTGTCCATTTTGCTATGAGTCCCAAAAAGACCACCGTGGAAAGCAGGGGGGAATCACTGTGGAGTTAAAAACAAGATTTGTGCAGAGTAAATGAATAGCGCTCACAAATATGGAAGAGTAGACAAAGCAGGCTTCGTACCGCAGAAAGTTTTACTTGCGATGAGACCGGACTTTTCTAGAAAacatgccaaagcagacttatttgACAACGGAGGAGAAGACGACTTCTCGTTCAGTGGCCCCTCCCCATTACCCCCTCCTTTCTTGTCAGCTCCTCCTCTGCTGATGTTAAAGTGGATTttgctttttaaaatgtttacaataGTAGCAATGTGTTTGGTGAAGTTAAGGATGTTTGTGTTTTCTGATTGTTTGTAAGGGCACAAAAGGGACCCCTGTGTTGGCACAGCAGAGGACTGTAGCTGGTTGTTGTCGTTTTGTCTTTGTTATGAAAGAGAAAGttgtggtacgtgggctccatcttgTGGTACGCCGAAGAATCACTTAAATATTTATacacagtgttactcttcaaactgtgtgAAATGTTAAAGTGaccaaaaatagtttaaaaaacatcAAATTAATCGGGATTCTTATTATCCGATACAAGTAtcttgctgatatcagaccaatCTCCAATATCAATATTGGACAGGGACACCCCGGGTGTCAAATAAGTAATTGCATAGTCATCGTCTGAGTCACAGCTTACACAAAATGCAAACTCAGCGTTTCTTTCTGTTCTGTTCCTTTCTTCATTGTCCCAGAAAGCTATTTCAGAGAAGCAGGAATCAGACGAGCAAGAACTGCAAGGTTTCAGCAGTACTGAGAAGAACAGGTTTGACCACGTCACCATGGAAACCACTGATCTACCAGAATTGGAAATGGGGAGCGAGGAGGACGAGACTGCGACTGATTCACCTGAGAAAGATATCATTTTTAACGTCGACAGTGAAGAAGTTTGTATAGATACTGACTCGCCGGATTTCAATGATCAACCAAGTTCTAGGAAATTGTCAACCAGCCCTGGATGCCCCGAGACCAGCGTTTGCCATGACTTAGACTTCAATGAGGAACAGGAAGTCGTAACGCTTGAAGAAGGACATATCGAGCTCCAAAGAAATGAGTCAATGGCTTCTTCAGTGTCGGACACACTCTCCAGTGCTGAGAGTGTTTATGAGAATGAGGCTTCGTGTAAGAGGCAAGAAACAACAAAACAAGAACCGGAGCATGATTTAGAACCGTATTCTGAACCAAAGGACGACTCCAACCCAGAGAGTCTCCACGAAACAGAGGAAGAGGTAGCGCAAGACACAGACTTGGACCATTACCCGGATCCACTCCTTTTCCCAGATGAGGAATATGAACCTCATCTTTGCGATGATGACTTCCAAAATTTGGAAGTAGATGCAGAGGAAGACCCTGAAGACCCCGAAATCCTTTGTGAGAGTCCCCTTCCGGAGGAATCAACGCTGGCACAGAGTGCTGAAGAAGACGTTCTCAGCCAGTCCTGTGGTTATTTTGACCCCGATGAGGTCGATGAATGCCTCAGTGTTGAGATTGCAGCACCTTCATCGAATAGTGAGGCGAATGAAAAATGGAGAACAATCTTTTCCTCCTCCATAAACAAAGAAGATGATGACTCCTATTTGGACAGTCTTCAGTTGAGTGCACAGGAGCTCTTTGTACAAAAAGTTGAGGTGATTGACTTTGAAGATGAAGAAACAAACCACTACGACGAAGTCCAATTTCAGGTTCCACAAGTTGAAGAAGTGCTTGAACAACCGGACTCTGCTTTGTTATCCACCTCTCCACAAGAAGGAAAATGCATCTCGTTAGGTCCGCAAGTTCTGTTCAAAATCTCCGAAGATGAAAACGAAAATGGGAAAGAGGACAGTAATCGTTGCAGCGCTCAGGGACAGAACTCCCAGAACTCCATGCCGGATCCAAAcagaaaactgcccaaagatttcTGTGTGATACAAGAAACAAAGAGTGTCAACGTCAGCACAGAACACGTTGACTTCCAACTGGCTCGACAACAATGGCGTGCCATGGAAGAACAGACCAAAAACAAAGTCATCTTACCGGCAACCAAGCAGACCAGCTTCCACTGCAGCCACAACTGCATGTACACACCAGTCCGGAACATTGAAAGAACAAAGAGGACATCTCAGGAGCTGGAAAACCTGACTCTTGTCGGAGATTATTCACAATATAGCCCGTGCTCCGAAGACTCCGGCTTGGACGATTCCAGCTACAGATCTCCTAATGATGACCTCGAAACACCCGTGGAAAAAGAGATTCGCCTGTCGATGGAAAGAGAGGAGAATTTTAGGAAAGAGAGGAGTCTGTCCAGGATGGGCAAGTCTACGGACACTCTGATCAGCACTCCGATGCGAGGCATCCCAAGATCCATCAGCACTCCTTTGACCCCGTCCTTTATCATTACGTCCTCACCCACAAAGGAACCGATGAAACAAGACGCCTTGCCAACAAATATCATCATTCTGGACCAGAGCAGTGATATCAACTCCAGCCCGGGATGTGGGGAATGGTGCTGTGAGGACAGCAGCTCCAACGTCATCATTTTGGAGACGTCCAATCTGATTATTCGCAGCGCTTCAGATTTCTCCCTCAACAAAGCCTGTGAGCCCCCAGAGAAAATGTTCACCAGTAACCCTTTCTTCAAGTTGCGCTCAAGAAGCACGATGTCGCTGGTGGACGAGGAGATCATGATTGTGAAGCAGAGGGAGGAGGAACTCAGGAAGGAGCGGGCTAACCTGTACAGCAAAGGGAGGATGTTGGCCAACAACTTGGCCACTTTGTCCTTGGACTTTCCAGGTAAACATTTCCATCGAAACAATATCGTAATAACACCTGACATTAACTTTGATTTTCTTGCTTTGCCAGTCAAGTGCAAGTCCTCTCCGTCATCGCCAATGAAAACAGCCAAGATGGATCGATCTACTTTGTCCTGTGATCACAGAGTAAGACCTCAACACTCTGAAAGTGTTTTGCATGCTACCGAACTTGGAGTACACAGATCCTCCATCTTGTATCACTGGATATATGGGCAATTGTTTTTTGGGAAATTGGTTTCTAaggctttttacaaataataataactgaCTAACTCActacaacacgtcttcctatgaggaagcagtgcctggggagtctgtggtgggctctcctatttctggggctgaggttgctgaggtagttaaaaagctcctcggtggcaaggccccgggggtagatgagatccgcccggagttccttaaggctctggatgctgtggggctgtcttggttgacaagactctgcagcatcgcgtggacatcgggggcggtaccactggattggcagaccggggtggtggttcctctctttaagaaggggaaccggagggtgtgttctaactatcgtgggatcacactcctcagccttcccggtaaggtctattcaggtgtactggagaggaggctacgccggatagtcgaacctcggattcaggaggaacagtgtggttttcgtcctggtcgtggaactgtggaccagctctatactctcggcaggatccttgagggtgcatgggagtttgcccaaccagtctacatgtgctttgtggacttggagaaggcattcgaccgtgtctctcgggaagtcctgtggggagtgctcagagagtacggggtatcggactgtctgattgtggcagtccgctccctgtatgatcagtgccagagcttggtccgcattgccggtagtaagtcggacacgtttccagtgagggttggactccgccaaggctgccctttgtcacccattctgttcataacttttatggacagaatttctaggcgcagtcaaggcgttgaggggatctggtttggtggctgcaggattaggtctctgctttttgcagatgatgtggtcctgatggcttcatctggccaggatcttcagctctcactagatcggttcgcagctgagtgtgaagcgactgggatgagaatcagcacctccaagtccgagtccatggttctcgcccggaaaagggtggagtgccatctccgggttggggaggagatcttgccccaagtggaggagttcaagtacctcggagtcttgttcacgagtgagggaagagtggatcgtgagatcgacaggcggatcggtgcggcgtcttcagtaatgcggacgctgtatcgatccgttgtggtgaagaaggagctgagccggaaggcaaagctctcaatttaccggtcgatctacgttcccatcctcacctatggtcatgagctttgggttatgaccgaaaggacaagatcacgggtacaagcggcccaaatgagtttcctccgccgggtggcggggctctcccttagagatagggtgagaagctctgtcatccggggggagctcaaagtaaagccgctgctcctccacatcgagaggagccagatgaggtggttcgggcatctggtcaggatgccacccgagcgcctccctaaggaggtgtttagggcatgtccgaccggtaggaggccacgaggaagacccaggacacgttgggaagactatgtctcccggctggcctgggaacgcctcgggatcccccgggaggagctggacgaagtggctggggagagggaagtctgggcttccctgcttaggctgctgcccccgcgacccgacctcggataagcggaagaagatggatggatggatggatggatttagtagagaacatcgacgataaagttcgcaacttttggtcgctgataaaaaaaagccttgcctgtagcggaagtagcgtgacgtcacaagttgaaagtctcctcacatttccccattgtttacaccagcagcgagagccattgggaccgagaaagcgacgattaccccattaatttgagccaggatgaaagattggtggatgaggaacgtgagagtgaagtattagagtgcagtgcaggacgtatcttttttcgctctgaccgtaacttaggtacaagggctcattggattccacactctctcctttttctattgtggatcacggatttgtattttaaaccacctgggatactaccgtattttccgcactataaggcgcacctaaaaaccacaaattttctcaaaagctgacagtgcgccttataacccggtgcgctttatatatggattaatattaagattcattttcataaagtttcggtctcgcaacttcggtaaacagccgccatcttttttccccgtagaagaggaagtgcttcttcttctacgcaagcaaccgccaaggtaagcacccgcccccatagaacaggaagcgcttcttcttctactgtaagcaaccacccgcccgcgtagaagaagaagaagcgcgcggatattacgtttcatttcctctgtgtgtttacatctgtaaagaccacaaaatggctcctactaagcgacaggtttccggttcatgaaa
This genomic interval from Nerophis lumbriciformis linkage group LG07, RoL_Nlum_v2.1, whole genome shotgun sequence contains the following:
- the palmdb gene encoding uncharacterized protein palmdb isoform X1, whose protein sequence is MLPSIVGDSNVGCPALLYTLLRSIVLKSMMEEADLLKERLQAITDKRRVQEDIARKRGQIEEEKLKLQYIKKKTLREQWLMDGVSPQSGEEEEACRLQAQDEQQQSQRLQTHIDRMEKEMEALEAEELNISAKEDFVLKRLKEVERTAEDIIRKAISEKQESDEQELQGFSSTEKNRFDHVTMETTDLPELEMGSEEDETATDSPEKDIIFNVDSEEVCIDTDSPDFNDQPSSRKLSTSPGCPETSVCHDLDFNEEQEVVTLEEGHIELQRNESMASSVSDTLSSAESVYENEASCKRQETTKQEPEHDLEPYSEPKDDSNPESLHETEEEVAQDTDLDHYPDPLLFPDEEYEPHLCDDDFQNLEVDAEEDPEDPEILCESPLPEESTLAQSAEEDVLSQSCGYFDPDEVDECLSVEIAAPSSNSEANEKWRTIFSSSINKEDDDSYLDSLQLSAQELFVQKVEVIDFEDEETNHYDEVQFQVPQVEEVLEQPDSALLSTSPQEGKCISLGPQVLFKISEDENENGKEDSNRCSAQGQNSQNSMPDPNRKLPKDFCVIQETKSVNVSTEHVDFQLARQQWRAMEEQTKNKVILPATKQTSFHCSHNCMYTPVRNIERTKRTSQELENLTLVGDYSQYSPCSEDSGLDDSSYRSPNDDLETPVEKEIRLSMEREENFRKERSLSRMGKSTDTLISTPMRGIPRSISTPLTPSFIITSSPTKEPMKQDALPTNIIILDQSSDINSSPGCGEWCCEDSSSNVIILETSNLIIRSASDFSLNKACEPPEKMFTSNPFFKLRSRSTMSLVDEEIMIVKQREEELRKERANLYSKGRMLANNLATLSLDFPVKCKSSPSSPMKTAKMDRSTLSCDHRFLDGFSGGRRKSAMALRWEAGEFTKND